In Citrus sinensis cultivar Valencia sweet orange chromosome 4, DVS_A1.0, whole genome shotgun sequence, one DNA window encodes the following:
- the LOC102622880 gene encoding receptor-like protein 4 — MSLLSLSSSFFLSLLLLLLLPLSLASSYPYKASYRIDCGSATSTTDPFNTTWQADDRYYTSGATSIVSEPLHFRFPHEKTLRYFPPSSGKKNCYIIPNLPPGRYYIRTFTVYDNYDGKSHSPSFDVSVEGTLVFSWRSPWPEGLARDGAYSDLFAFVKDGELDLCFYSFATDPPVIASLEVQQIDPLSYDAATIGNNHILVNYGRLTSGSNQWGPGFSKDADDFGRSWQSEAASRSPNAKSSIKSVTTRERITNTNQPPNYYPMKLYQTAIVSSGAIQYNLAVDAKLDYLIWFHFAEIDSSVTKAGQRVFDILVNDKNVTRVDIFHSVGSFAAYSWHYVAKNLSSTELTVKLVPVVGAALISGLENYALVPNDLSTVPEQVIAMRALKESLRVPDRMGWNGDPCAPTNWDAWEGITCHPNKDETALVISQIDLGSQGLKGYISDKISLLSNLVNLNLSTNSLGGTLPSGLGQQSLVRLDLSDNQFTGSIPDSLTSSSKLQLVLLNNNLLEGRVPEELYSIGVHGGAFDLSGNKGLCGAPSLPSCPLFWENGGLSKGGKIAIVISSLVLFSGVLLVVYICCIRRGRNDYDFGLPQDLMSLSAKRNRYQRQKSLMLLEMESQHAKGLPTLPLNPR; from the exons ATGTCCCTCCTCTCACTCTCCTcctccttcttcctctctctcctcctcctcctcctccttccACTCTCTCTAGCTTCGTCATATCCATACA AAGCTAGCTACCGCATAGATTGCGGCAGTGCCACGTCGACAACGGATCCTTTCAACACCACGTGGCAGGCCGACGACCGCTACTACACGAGCGGAGCCACCTCGATTGTCTCCGAGCCGTTACACTTCCGCTTCCCTCACGAGAAGACTCTCCGCTACTTCCCTCCCTCCTCCGGCAAGAAGAACTGCTACATAATCCCCAATTTGCCCCCCGGCCGTTACTACATCCGCACATTCACCGTTTACGACAATTACGATGGCAAATCCCACTCTCCCAGCTTCGACGTCTCCGTCGAGGGCACTCTAGTCTTTTCCTGGCGCTCCCCTTGGCCCGAGGGCTTAGCTCGGGACGGCGCTTACTCCGATCTCTTCGCTTTCGTTAAAGACGGTGAACTTGACTTGTGTTTTTACAGTTTTGCCACTGATCCTCCCGTCATTGCCTCCCTTGAAGTTCAGCAAATCGATCCCTTGTCTTACGACGCCGCCACTATTGGCAACAACCACATTCTTGTCAACTACGGCCGGTTGACTTCCGGGTCAAACCAGTGGGGCCCAGGTTTCAGCAAAGACGCCGATGATTTCGGACGGTCTTGGCAATCCGAGGCCGCATCACGGTCACCGAATGCAAAATCTTCAATCAAATCCGTTACCACTAGAGAAAGAATTACCAACACCAATCAGCCTCCGAACTATTACCCAATGAAATTGTATCAAACAGCTATCGTATCGAGTGGGGCTATCCAATACAACCTGGCGGTGGATGCGAAATTGGACTATTTGATTTGGTTTCACTTTGCGGAGATTGATTCAAGCGTCACGAAGGCTGGGCAGAGAGTGTTTGATATACTGGTGAATGACAAGAATGTGACTCGTGTGGATATATTTCATTCAGTGGGGAGCTTTGCCGCTTATAGTTGGCATTATGTGGCAAAGAATTTGAGCAGTACTGAGTTGACGGTGAAGTTGGTGCCGGTTGTTGGGGCGGCATTGATCAGCGGGCTTGAGAATTATGCCTTGGTCCCCAATGATCTCTCCACTGTGCCAGAGCAAG TGATTGCTATGAGAGCATTGAAAGAGTCGCTTCGTGTTCCTGACAGAATGGGTTGGAATGGTGATCCTTGTGCTCCTACAAATTGGGATGCTTGGGAGGGAATTACATGCCATCCTAACAAGGATGAAACTGCCCTTGTGATATCTCAAAT AGATCTTGGAAGTCAAGGCTTGAAAGGATATATCAGTGACAAGATCAGTCTCTTGTCTAACCTGGTAAACCT GAACTTAAGTACTAATTCATTAGGAGGTACCCTACCATCAGGGCTGGGTCAACAGTCTCTTGTACGACT GGATTTGTCAGACAATCAGTTCACAGGGTCGATACCAGATAGTCtaacttcttcttcaaagCTGCAGCTTGT TCTACTGAACAATAACTTGTTGGAAGGGCGAGTACCAGAGGAACTTTACTCAATTGGTGTGCATGGTGGAGCTTTTGA CCTTTCAGGTAACAAAGGTTTGTGTGGTGCACCTTCTTTGCCATCATGTCCTCTATTCTGGGAAAATGGAGGCTTATCTAAGGGTGGAAAAATTGCAATAGTGATATCATCCCTTGTGCTTTTCTCTGGGGTTTTGCTAGTGGTGTATATATGCTGCATCAGACGGGGTAGGAATGATTATGACTTTGGTCTACCACAAGATTTAATGT CACTCTCGGCTAAGAGAAACAGATACCAGAGGCAGAAATCCTTGATGCTTCTGGAAATGGAGAGCCAACATGCCAAAGGATTGCCGACACTTCCTCTCAATCCCCGTTAA
- the LOC102622587 gene encoding probable galacturonosyltransferase-like 3, producing the protein MRLKFESRLLIFFTIIFPAISGELPRFREAPAFRNGRECPKATWSALDRRSHNPSIIHISMTLDSTYLRGSVAGVFSVLQHATCPENIVFHFISTQRQRLELSRTITATFPYLNFEIYRFDTNLVKGKISYSIRQALDQPLNYARIYLADLLPLTVGRIIYFDSDLIVVDDVAKLWSINLRGRVLGAPEYCHANFTNYFTSKFWSNPVFSGTVKGRRPCYFNTGVMVIDLRKWREGRYTEKLEYWMRVQKKYRIYELGSLPPFLLVFAGDVEGVEHRWNQHGLGGDNLEGLCRNLHPGPVSLLHWSGKGKPWLRIDSKKPCPLDSLWAPYDLFRHKSLFSDS; encoded by the coding sequence ATGAGACTAAAATTTGAGTCTCgtttgttgatattttttactataattttCCCCGCAATCTCAGGCGAGCTTCCTCGGTTTAGAGAAGCACCGGCATTTCGAAACGGCAGAGAATGTCCGAAAGCGACATGGTCTGCGCTGGACAGAAGATCTCACAATCCATCAATCATCCACATATCCATGACTCTCGACTCGACGTACCTCCGCGGCTCAGTCGCCGGCGTCTTCTCCGTCCTTCAACACGCCACGTGTCCCGAAAACATCGTCTTCCACTTCATCAGCACGCAGCGGCAGCGACTCGAGCTGAGCCGCACGATCACCGCCACATTCCCTTACCTAAACTTCGAAATCTATCGCTTCGACACCAATCTAGTGAAAGGCAAGATCTCGTACTCGATTCGTCAAGCGTTGGATCAGCCGTTGAATTACGCTAGAATCTACCTGGCCGATCTTTTGCCGTTGACCGTTGGCCGCATTATTTACTTTGACTCGGACCTCATAGTGGTCGATGACGTGGCAAAATTGTGGAGCATCAATTTGAGAGGACGCGTGCTTGGTGCGCCGGAGTACTGTCACGCTAACTTTACCAACTATTTCACGTCAAAGTTCTGGTCGAACCCTGTGTTTTCCGGGACCGTTAAAGGGAGGAGGCCGTGTTATTTTAACACGGGAGTGATGGTGATTGATTTGAGGAAATGGAGAGAAGGAAGGTACACAGAGAAATTGGAGTACTGGATGAGAGTGCAAAAGAAGTACAGAATTTACGAGCTGGGTTCGTTGCCTCCGTTTCTGCTCGTGTTTGCAGGTGACGTGGAAGGCGTGGAGCACAGGTGGAACCAGCACGGGCTTGGCGGGGACAATCTGGAAGGCCTGTGTAGGAATCTGCACCCGGGTCCAGTGAGTTTGCTTCACTGGAGTGGCAAAGGGAAGCCCTGGCTGAGGATTGACTCGAAGAAGCCGTGTCCGTTGGATTCGTTGTGGGCCCCGTATGACCTGTTTCGTCACAAGTCCTTGTTCTCTGATAGCTGA
- the LOC102622288 gene encoding serine/threonine-protein kinase STN7, chloroplastic, with amino-acid sequence MATVASGSATLVLINRRSTPKSKPPSSPFLGKRLVLIKPFSKNNISSSLTTKAELIDTVRDVFLGVGVGLPCTVMECGDIIYRSTLPKSNGLTITAPGVALALSAISYLWATPGVAPGFFDMFVLAFVERLFRTTYRKDDFVLGKKLGEGAFGVVYRASLAKKPSSKNDGDLVLKKATEYGAVEIWMNERVRRACANCCADFVYGFFENSSKKGGEYWLIWRYEGEATLADLMISREFPYNVQTLILGEVQDLPKGIERENRIIQTIMSQILFALDGLHSTGIVHRDIKPQNVIFSEGSRTFKIIDLGAAADLRVGINYIPKEFLLDPRYAAPEQYIMSTQTPSAPSAPVATALSPVLWQLNLPDRFDIYSAGLIFLQMAFPGLRTDSGLIQFNRQLKRCDYDLSAWRKTVEPRASPDLRKGFQLLDIDGGIGWELLTSMVRYKARQRISAKTALAHPYFDREGLLALSFMQNLRLQFFRATQQDYSEAAEWVIQRMAKSGTEKEGGFTEAQLQELREIKPLRKGSAQRNALASALKLQRRIVRTLNESMDEFNIRQKSLWWSRWIPREE; translated from the exons ATGGCCACGGTTGCATCAGGAAGTGCTACTCTAGTACTAATCAATCGCCGAAGTACTCCAAAATCAAAGCCCCCGTCATCTCCATTTCTTGGAAAAAGGCTAGTACTAATCAAACCcttttcaaaaaacaatattagCTCAAGTTTGACGACAAAAGCTGAGCTGATTGATACAGTTCGCGATGTGTTTCTGGGTGTGGGAGTGGGTTTGCCATGCACAGTCATGGAGTGTGGTGATATCATATACAGAAGCACTTTGCCTAAGTCCAATGGTCTGACAATTACTGCACCTGGTGTGGCTTTGGCTCTTAGTGCTATTTCTTATCTCTGGGCCACCCCCGGCGTGGCTCCTGGGTTTTTTGACATGTTTGTGCTTGCTTTTGTCGAAAGGCTATTTCGAACCACTTATAGGAAG gatgattttgttttgggaAAAAAGTTGGGTGAGGGAGCTTTTGGCGTTGTTTATAGAGCTTCCTTGGCTAAGAAGCCTTCTTCCAAG AATGATGGTGACTTGGTCTTGAAGAAGGCTACTGAATATGGTGCAGTGGAAATTTGGATGAATGAGCGTGTTCGAAGAGCTTGTGCAAACTGCTGTGCTGATTTTGTATACGGCTTTTTTGAG AATTCTTCGAAAAAAGGAGGTGAATACTGGCTTATATGGCGGTATGAAGGAGAGGCCACACTTGCAGATTTGATGATAAGCAGAGAGTTCCCCTACAAT GTACAAACATTGATTCTTGGTGAGGTCCAAGACTTGCCTAAAggaattgaaagagaaaatagaaTCATTCAAACTATCATGAGCCAGATCTTATTTGCATTGGATGGTCTTCATTCGACTGGCATTGTGCATAGGGATATTAAGCCACAGAATGTTATTTTCTCTGAAG GTTCACGTACATTCAAGATCATTGATCTTGGAGCTGCAGCGGATCTGCGAGTGGGCATCAACTATATTCCGAAGGAATTTCTTTTGGATCCTAG GTATGCTGCACCAGAGCAGTACATCATGAGCACACAGACTCCCTCTGCTCCCTCAGCTCCGGTTGCAACTGCACTTTCTCCCGTCCTCTGGCAG CTCAATTTGCCAGATAGATTTGATATCTACAGTGCTGGCCTTATATTCCTGCAAATG GCATTCCCGGGACTACGCACAGACAGTGGCCTCATACAATTCAACCGTCAGCTGAAGAGGTGTGACTATGACTTGAGCGCATGGAGGAAAACTGTAGAGCCTCGTGCCAGCCCTGATCTCCGCAAGGGCTTTCAATTGTTAGACATAGATGGTGGCATAGGATGGGAACTTTTGACTTCGATGGTTAGATACAAAGCACGGCAAAGAATCAGTGCAAAAACAGCTCTAGCTCATCCCTACTTTGATAGGGAAGGGCTATTAGCTTTGTCCTTCATGCAGAACCTACGGTTGCAATTCTTCCGAGCCACACAACAGGATTACAGTGAAGCTGCCGAGTGGGTAATTCAGCGAATGGCAAAATCGGGAACAGAGAAGGAAGGTGGCTTCACAGAAGCCCAGCTTCAGGAGCTGAGA GAAATAAAGCCGCTGCGGAAGGGAAGTGCTCAGAGAAACGCTCTTGCTTCAGCCCTTAAACTGCAGAGAAGGATTGTAAGGACACTGAATGAGAGCATGGATGAGTTTAACATACGCCAAAAGAGTCTATGGTGGAGCCGGTGGATCCCAAGAGAGGAATGA
- the LOC102621984 gene encoding small polypeptide DEVIL 6-like: MKMSSASMGASKRRSLSSRGFGGVLREQRAKLYIIRRCVVMLLCWHD, encoded by the coding sequence ATGAAGATGAGCAGTGCTAGCATGGGAGCCTCAAAGAGAAGATCATTATCAAGCAGAGGGTTTGGAGGAGTCTTGAGAGAGCAAAGGGCTAAGCTTTACATTATAAGGAGATGCGTCGTCATGCTTCTTTGCTGGCATGATTAA